The window CGTGCCGAATACGTACGCGGCTTTGGCGTTCCTACCCTGATTGCAGTACACCGTGAAAACGATCCAAACGGTGACGGCCTTGAAATCGCCAAGGCACTAGCCAGCGGTACCGGCGGTGATCGTGCCGGGGTATTGGAATCATCACCGATTGCCGAAGTAAAGTCTGACTTAATGGGCGAGCAAACCATTCTTTGCGGCATGCTGCAAACCGGTTCAATCCTGTGTTTTGACAAAATGGTTGAGCAAGGTATTGACGCTGGCTACGCATCAAAGCTGATTCAATACGGCTGGGAAACAGTCACTGAAGGCCTGAAAATGGGCGGCATCACCAACATGATGGATCGCTTGTCCAACCCCGCCAAAGTAAAAGCTTATGATCTCGCCGAAGAACTCAAAGACATCATGCGTCCTTTATATGAAAAACATCAAGACGACATTATGTCTGGTCACTTTTCCAAAACCATGATGGAAGATTGGGCCGCTGACGATAAAAATCTATTGGGCTGGCGTGCAGCCACCGCAGAAACCAATTTTGAAAAAGCAGACAATGGCGCTATGGACATTAGCGAACAGGAATACTATGACCATGGTATTTTAATGGTAGCTATGGTTAAAGCCGGTGTTGAATTAGCCTTTGAAACCATGGTTGCCGCGGGCATTAAAGAAGAGTCTGCCTACTACGAATCACTGCATGAAACACCATTGATTGCCAACACCATAGCCCGCAAAAAGCTGTACGAAATGAATGTCGTTATTTCTGATACTGCCGAATACGGTTGCTACCTGTTTGATCATGCCTGTAAACCCTTGCTAAAAGACTTTATGAGCAAAATCAGCACTGACGTTATCGGTAAAGGCTTAGACCTTAAAGATAACGGCGTGGACAATCAGGAGTTAGTTGCGATCAATGCCGAGCTTCGCAATCACCCGGTTGAAGTGATTGGCACCAAGCTACGTGGTTACATGACAGCGATGCAGAAAATTGTTTAATCACTTACGGCGACTAGAAGACTAGTCGCCAGCCAAAGTAAAAAGGGGCTGATCTTGCGATCAGCCCCTTTTTTAATGGTTAGACTTTATTAAAAATTCTTAAACCTGAACTATGCAGAATGATATCGGTTGGCGGTAAAAAACGTACTCAAATCATTCATTCTAACCCCGTGCTCCTGCATCACTTTATGCGCAGCCCTAGCAACCATTTGCCGAATATAAAACGGCTGACCAACGACGAAATGATGAATAGCATGGGTGCTACCAAAGTTAAAACAGAATAAATGCAATGGTGCAAAAAACCATGGCTTTAGAATTTGGGTTTGCTGAATTAAATTATTAACACCGCCATAATAATGCATGGCGGAGGTCACAAAATTTAGCGACCCAGAGCGAATAAAGTTGGGAGCTACCAAAGCCACCACCAACAAATCAATGATCTGCATACACAACAAAAACCAGTGGGGATAGACGGTCTCGGCGCCCCAAATAAAATCAAAGCCATGGAATAGTAAAAATATATACCAGCAACCAAAATACAAAATCGCTAGCGGGAATGCTGCATGCAAAATACCACGCACCGAAAAATTTTCTATGTCATTTTTCAATGCAGTACGACGGGCAATCATCCCCAACAAACCATCAAACATCACAAGAAAGCGTGTAAAGCCGTAAGCAATACCGTTACCCACTAAACGCTCTTCCAAATCCTTTTTTGTGCCTGAGGTTTTATGATGCAAAAAATGCATATTGCGTCGATACCATGGGTTGACAGTATTGGGGCGCATAAGCCACACCACCAACATCATCAAGTTGTGCATTAACTTGTTCTTACGGAAATATTGGCGATGTATTAAGTCGTGCTCCAACTCATGGGACAGTGAAGCAAAAATTGCCCCGGAAACGATACACAGCCATGCTGAAATAGTACCGGCATAATACAGATAACCACCAGCGATCATCCCCACTAGCGATACCAACATAATGCCAAAACCAATCCAGTCCTGATATTGAAGAATGCTGTATTTATTCCGCAGACGCTGCTCTTCGGCTTTAATAGTGTTAATAATGTGTTGAATACGCTGATCTACGCTAAGCGATACAGCAGGGTCGTTCAATCGCATAAGATCCATTCCTGAAAAGTAAGCTATGAATTATAAAAAACGGCGTGCATTCTAGCAAAATACCCACCTAGCGACACAGTGAAAGTTAATTAAATTTTGACCAAAGGAACCAAATCCTCATATCCAGTGGATAAATAGGCATTTTCTTTAATTTAGGCTGCACGATACCCCCCACACAAGCTTATAGCACCTCATACCATCAAAGCTGAAGCCTACTCAAAGCAGGGATAGTTTGGAAGTTTCGACAGAGCGGTCAACAAAAAGGGCCGCAAATTCCAAGCGGGTGGAATTATGCAGCCCTATTTATTCACTACCAGTGAAGCCAGCGGCTGCCTAAACGCTTAGTACCTTTTCACCACGTGAAATACCCGACACCCCGCTTCGCACGACTTCCATAATAGCCGCATCTCCTACTGACTCCAGAAACGCATCCAGTTTATCGGAAGTGCCACAAATCTGAATGGTGTACACCGTCGGGCCCACATCAATAATCTGGCCACGAAAAATATCCGTGCAGCGCTTTATTTCTGCTCGTTGAGCACCGGTCGCACGTACTTTTACTAACATCAGCTCGCGCTCAATATGTGCACCTTCTGACAAATCAACCAGTTTCACCACATCGATTAAACGATTCAAGTGCTTGGTTATCTGCTCAATCGTCTGATCATCACCTAAGGTGGTTAATGTCAGCCTGGATAGAGTCACATCCTCAGTCGGCGCAACATTGAGGCTCTCAATATTGTAACCACGCTGGGAAAACAAACCCACTACCCGACTTAACGCGCCAGGCTCATTCTCCAATAATACCGAAATAATATGCCGCATTATGTTCGCTCCGTTTTACTCAACCACATATCGCGCATAGAGCCGTTGGGTGCTATTTGCATCGGGTAAACATGTTCATGACGATCGACGTAGACATCCAAAAAGACCAGCCGATCCTTTAATTTAAAGGCCTCATCCATCGCGGCATCCAAATCTTCCAATTTATCGACGCGCATCCCTACGTGCCCATAAGCTTCCGCCAACTTAATAAAATCGGGTAGCGACTCTTCATAGACACTCTCGGAATAACGCCCTGCATACTGCATATCCTGCCACTGCTTCACCATCCCCAGATAACCATTGTTCAGGTTGATGATCTTGATTGGGGCCCCATATTGGGTACAGGTCGATAACTCCTGAATATTCATCTGGATACTACCTTCGCCTGTGACACAGGCAACATCGCTATCAGGGAAGGCCAATTTGACTCCCATCGCAGCAGGTAGACCAAAGCCCATGGTGCCCAGACCACCTGAATTGATCCAGCGACGTGGTTTATCGAAGCGATAGAATTGGGCCGCAAACATTTGGTGTTGACCTACATCAGAAGTGACATAAGCCTCCCCCTTGGTTGCCCGATACAAGGACTCAATAACCTGCTGCGGTTTGATCAAGCCAGATTGGGTATCATAGCGCGGTGCCGTCCAAAGCCCCTGAGCAGCACGCCACTCATCAATCTGTGCCCACCAATTCGCCAACGCCTCCGCATCAGGTAGAGCTGGCTCATCTGCACGCATGTCGCGCAACTGCTGCAGCATATCTTTCAACACACTGTCTAAAGGCCCTACGATAGGAATATCTGCTGTAACCGTCTTTGAAATCGACGCCGGATCAATATCGATATGGATAATTTTCGCCGTAGGACAAAATTTGCTGATTGTGTTGGTAACGCGATCATCAAAACGCACGCCAGCCGCTAAAATCACATCGGAGTGATGCATCGCGTTGTTGGCCTCATAAAAGCCGTGCATCCCCAGCATGCCAATAAACTGGCGATCAGTAGCTGGATAGCCTCCAAGCCCCATCAATGTATTGGTCACGGGGAAGTTCAACTCACGAGCTAACTCAGTCAACAAGCCACTGGCATTACCCTGCACCACACCACCACCGGTGTAAATTACCGGACGCTTAGCCCCAAGCAACAACTGTATAGCCTTCTTAATTTGTCCTGAGTGACCACGGGTCGCAGGGGTATAAGAGCGCAGCTTAATTTTCTCTGGATACTGGTACTCGAACTTCTCAACCGGATTAGTAATATCCTTAGGAATATCAATAACCACAGGCCCTGGGCGTCCAGTTGATGCCAGATAGAAAGCGGTCTTGATAGTCTCAGGTATATCAGCTGCCTTCTTGAC is drawn from Oceanicoccus sp. KOV_DT_Chl and contains these coding sequences:
- the ilvC gene encoding ketol-acid reductoisomerase, producing the protein MGQNYFNTLPLRLQLEELAKCRFMDREEFANGCDYIKGKKIVIVGCGAQGLNQGLNLRDSGLDVSYTLRAVAIEEKRQSWKNATENGFAVGTYEELIPQADIVMNLTPDKQHTDVVTTIMPLMKKGATLDYAHGFNLVEEGMQIRDDITVVMCCPKCPGSEVRAEYVRGFGVPTLIAVHRENDPNGDGLEIAKALASGTGGDRAGVLESSPIAEVKSDLMGEQTILCGMLQTGSILCFDKMVEQGIDAGYASKLIQYGWETVTEGLKMGGITNMMDRLSNPAKVKAYDLAEELKDIMRPLYEKHQDDIMSGHFSKTMMEDWAADDKNLLGWRAATAETNFEKADNGAMDISEQEYYDHGILMVAMVKAGVELAFETMVAAGIKEESAYYESLHETPLIANTIARKKLYEMNVVISDTAEYGCYLFDHACKPLLKDFMSKISTDVIGKGLDLKDNGVDNQELVAINAELRNHPVEVIGTKLRGYMTAMQKIV
- a CDS encoding fatty acid desaturase, producing the protein MRLNDPAVSLSVDQRIQHIINTIKAEEQRLRNKYSILQYQDWIGFGIMLVSLVGMIAGGYLYYAGTISAWLCIVSGAIFASLSHELEHDLIHRQYFRKNKLMHNLMMLVVWLMRPNTVNPWYRRNMHFLHHKTSGTKKDLEERLVGNGIAYGFTRFLVMFDGLLGMIARRTALKNDIENFSVRGILHAAFPLAILYFGCWYIFLLFHGFDFIWGAETVYPHWFLLCMQIIDLLVVALVAPNFIRSGSLNFVTSAMHYYGGVNNLIQQTQILKPWFFAPLHLFCFNFGSTHAIHHFVVGQPFYIRQMVARAAHKVMQEHGVRMNDLSTFFTANRYHSA
- the ilvN gene encoding acetolactate synthase small subunit, producing the protein MRHIISVLLENEPGALSRVVGLFSQRGYNIESLNVAPTEDVTLSRLTLTTLGDDQTIEQITKHLNRLIDVVKLVDLSEGAHIERELMLVKVRATGAQRAEIKRCTDIFRGQIIDVGPTVYTIQICGTSDKLDAFLESVGDAAIMEVVRSGVSGISRGEKVLSV
- a CDS encoding acetolactate synthase 3 large subunit, which translates into the protein MEMLSGGEMVAQSLEDEGVEFIFGYPGGSVLHIYDALFQRSKIPHILVRHEQAATHAADAYARATGKPGVVLVTSGPGATNAITGIATAYMDSIPMVVISGQVQSHLIGGDAFQETDMVGISRPIVKHSFLVKKAADIPETIKTAFYLASTGRPGPVVIDIPKDITNPVEKFEYQYPEKIKLRSYTPATRGHSGQIKKAIQLLLGAKRPVIYTGGGVVQGNASGLLTELARELNFPVTNTLMGLGGYPATDRQFIGMLGMHGFYEANNAMHHSDVILAAGVRFDDRVTNTISKFCPTAKIIHIDIDPASISKTVTADIPIVGPLDSVLKDMLQQLRDMRADEPALPDAEALANWWAQIDEWRAAQGLWTAPRYDTQSGLIKPQQVIESLYRATKGEAYVTSDVGQHQMFAAQFYRFDKPRRWINSGGLGTMGFGLPAAMGVKLAFPDSDVACVTGEGSIQMNIQELSTCTQYGAPIKIINLNNGYLGMVKQWQDMQYAGRYSESVYEESLPDFIKLAEAYGHVGMRVDKLEDLDAAMDEAFKLKDRLVFLDVYVDRHEHVYPMQIAPNGSMRDMWLSKTERT